A DNA window from Halorubrum sp. DM2 contains the following coding sequences:
- a CDS encoding ATP synthase subunit A produces the protein MSKADTTDAVSDDGVIQSVSGPVVTARDLDARMNDVVYVGDEGLMGEVIEIEGDLTTVQVYEETSGVGPGEPVENTGEPLSVDLGPGVLDAIYDGVQRPLDVLEGKMGSPYLDRGVDAPGIDLEKEWEFEPTVEVGDEVGRGDVVGIVEETVTIDHKVMVPPDALDEGETTEVTAVESGSFDVTETVAELANGTDVSMHQEWPVREARPSANKKTPRTPLVSGQRILDGLFPIAKGGTAAIPGPFGSGKTVTQHQLAKYADADIIVYVGCGERGNEMTEVIEDFPELEDPANGNPLMARTSLIANTSNMPVAARESCIYTGITIAEYYRDMGYDVALMADSTSRWAEAMREISSRLEEMPGEEGYPAYLAARLAQFYERAGYFENVNGTEGSVSAIGAVSPPGGDFSEPVTQNTLRIVKTFWALDADLAERRHFPSINWNESYSLYKDQLDPWFEDKVADDWAERRQWAVDVLDEETELQEIVQLVGKDALPDDQQLTLEVARYLREAYLQQNAFHPVDTFCPPEKTYLMLTTIQAFNDEAFDALDAGVPVEEIVDTEAAPRINRIGVQEDYEEYIEELKADIAEELRSLY, from the coding sequence ATGAGCAAAGCAGACACAACCGACGCCGTCTCCGACGACGGCGTCATTCAGAGCGTGAGCGGTCCGGTCGTGACCGCCCGCGATCTCGACGCCCGCATGAACGACGTCGTCTACGTCGGCGACGAAGGGCTCATGGGGGAAGTGATCGAGATCGAGGGCGACCTCACGACCGTTCAGGTGTACGAGGAGACCTCCGGCGTCGGCCCCGGCGAACCCGTCGAGAACACGGGCGAGCCGCTGTCGGTCGACCTGGGTCCGGGCGTGCTGGACGCCATCTACGACGGCGTTCAGCGCCCCTTGGACGTGCTGGAGGGCAAGATGGGCAGTCCGTACCTCGACCGCGGGGTTGACGCCCCCGGTATCGACCTCGAGAAGGAGTGGGAGTTCGAGCCCACCGTCGAGGTCGGCGACGAGGTCGGCCGCGGCGACGTGGTCGGCATCGTCGAGGAGACGGTCACCATCGACCACAAGGTGATGGTGCCGCCGGACGCGCTCGACGAGGGCGAGACCACCGAGGTCACCGCCGTCGAGTCGGGCTCGTTCGACGTCACCGAGACGGTGGCCGAGCTCGCCAACGGGACGGACGTCTCGATGCACCAGGAGTGGCCCGTCCGCGAGGCGCGCCCCTCCGCGAACAAGAAGACGCCCCGGACGCCGCTGGTGTCCGGTCAGCGCATCCTCGACGGCCTGTTCCCCATCGCGAAGGGCGGGACGGCCGCGATTCCGGGGCCGTTCGGCTCCGGGAAGACGGTCACCCAGCACCAGCTCGCCAAGTACGCCGACGCGGACATCATCGTCTACGTCGGCTGCGGCGAGCGCGGCAACGAGATGACCGAGGTCATCGAGGACTTCCCCGAGCTGGAGGACCCGGCCAACGGCAACCCGCTGATGGCCCGCACCTCGCTCATCGCGAACACCTCGAACATGCCCGTCGCGGCGCGTGAGTCCTGTATCTACACGGGGATCACGATCGCCGAGTACTACCGCGACATGGGGTACGACGTGGCGCTGATGGCCGACTCCACCTCGCGGTGGGCGGAGGCGATGCGCGAGATCTCCTCCCGGCTGGAGGAGATGCCCGGCGAGGAGGGGTACCCCGCGTACCTCGCCGCCCGTCTGGCGCAGTTCTACGAGCGGGCCGGCTACTTCGAGAACGTCAACGGGACGGAGGGGTCCGTCTCGGCTATCGGCGCGGTGTCACCGCCCGGCGGCGACTTCTCGGAGCCGGTCACGCAGAACACGCTGCGTATCGTGAAGACGTTCTGGGCGCTCGACGCGGACTTAGCGGAGCGCCGCCACTTCCCGTCGATCAACTGGAACGAATCGTACTCGCTGTACAAAGACCAGCTGGACCCGTGGTTCGAAGACAAGGTCGCCGACGACTGGGCGGAGCGACGCCAGTGGGCGGTCGACGTGCTCGACGAGGAGACGGAGCTACAGGAGATCGTTCAGCTCGTCGGGAAGGACGCTCTCCCCGACGACCAGCAGCTCACCCTCGAGGTCGCGCGCTACCTGCGCGAGGCGTACCTCCAGCAGAACGCGTTCCACCCGGTCGACACCTTCTGTCCGCCGGAGAAGACGTACCTCATGCTGACGACGATCCAGGCGTTCAACGACGAGGCGTTCGACGCGCTCGACGCCGGCGTCCCGGTCGAGGAGATCGTCGACACCGAGGCCGCCCCCCGAATTAACCGGATTGGCGTCCAAGAGGACTACGAGGAGTACATCGAGGAGCTCAAGGCGGACATCGCCGAGGAACTCCGGAGCCTCTACTAA
- a CDS encoding V-type ATP synthase subunit E, translating to MSLETVVEDVRDEARARAEEIREAAEAEADEIVAEAETDAERIREERLAEVDDQIDQEREQTLSSAKLEAKQERLGARRDVLEDVHDDVEAAIEGLDGDDRRELTEALLDASLAEFDGDEDVAVYTRAEDVELLEDLVADRNAEVDGEVDCLGGVVVESDTSRVRVNNTFDSVLESVWDDELKNISDRLFDQ from the coding sequence ATGAGTTTGGAAACCGTCGTTGAGGACGTTCGAGACGAAGCCCGCGCGCGTGCGGAGGAGATCCGCGAGGCGGCCGAGGCCGAGGCCGACGAGATCGTCGCCGAGGCCGAGACCGACGCGGAGCGCATCCGCGAGGAGCGGCTCGCCGAGGTCGACGACCAGATCGACCAGGAGCGCGAACAGACGCTCTCCTCGGCGAAGCTCGAGGCCAAACAGGAGCGGCTCGGCGCTCGTCGCGACGTCTTAGAAGACGTTCATGACGACGTCGAGGCCGCCATCGAGGGGCTCGACGGCGACGACCGCCGCGAGCTCACCGAGGCCTTGCTCGACGCGAGCCTGGCGGAGTTCGACGGCGACGAGGATGTCGCCGTCTACACTCGCGCCGAGGACGTCGAGCTGCTCGAAGATCTCGTCGCCGACCGCAACGCCGAGGTCGACGGCGAGGTCGACTGCCTCGGCGGCGTCGTCGTCGAGAGCGACACCTCCCGCGTTCGCGTGAACAACACGTTCGACTCGGTCTTAGAGTCCGTCTGGGACGACGAGTTGAAGAACATCTCGGACCGGCTGTTCGACCAATGA
- a CDS encoding tRNA(Ile)(2)-agmatinylcytidine synthase, giving the protein MPIVAVDDTDSRERGMCTTYVATRIAERLADAGGRVRRRLLVRLNPAVKHKTRGNAAVALHVSGVGAGRAAEVAVETVAEFAAASDPRTSPGVVVADRDVEGDPFDPTGSPIPDAVAAFARRALRERLCVAEAVDLAEEHGFRHAAIGSAGGADGGESVAGRGRIGALAAVGAPAAFADWTVERISYRELDRCGTPRDVDVESVFAAAEEGYPVVWDTVDREAGAAVCVPNAPGPILHGIRGDDADACRAVAAGIGGEAVDRAATFLTNQGTDAHLAPGRIGDLRDGAGYRVAGVVAGAPETKQGGHVHVAVASDRTESDWSGNNRGGEGDGTDADRLRAVAFAPTGRFRDRVRALRPGDRVTLCGEHEVRADADGPEHTLKLEKFAVRDLVRTAPAVPTCPDCGRSMSSAGRGQGYRCRDCGTSASGKVETPIDRDLEPGWYEVPPSARRHVAKPLVRGGFDAPTHPER; this is encoded by the coding sequence ATGCCGATCGTCGCCGTCGACGACACCGACTCCCGCGAGCGCGGGATGTGTACGACGTACGTGGCGACGCGGATCGCGGAACGGCTCGCGGACGCCGGCGGCCGGGTCCGGCGACGTCTCCTCGTCCGCCTGAATCCGGCCGTGAAACACAAGACTAGGGGGAACGCCGCGGTCGCGCTCCACGTCTCCGGCGTCGGCGCGGGACGGGCCGCCGAGGTCGCCGTCGAGACGGTCGCCGAGTTCGCCGCCGCGTCGGACCCGCGGACCTCGCCGGGCGTGGTCGTCGCCGACCGCGACGTCGAAGGCGACCCGTTCGACCCGACCGGCTCGCCGATCCCCGACGCGGTCGCCGCGTTCGCCCGGCGCGCGCTCCGCGAGCGGCTCTGCGTCGCGGAAGCGGTCGATCTGGCCGAGGAACACGGGTTCCGACACGCCGCGATCGGATCGGCGGGCGGCGCGGACGGGGGCGAGTCGGTCGCCGGTCGGGGGCGGATCGGCGCGCTGGCCGCGGTGGGCGCGCCGGCCGCGTTCGCCGACTGGACGGTCGAGCGGATCTCCTACCGCGAGCTCGACCGCTGCGGGACGCCCCGCGATGTCGACGTCGAGAGCGTCTTCGCCGCCGCCGAGGAGGGATATCCGGTGGTCTGGGACACCGTCGACCGGGAGGCGGGCGCTGCCGTCTGCGTCCCCAACGCCCCCGGCCCGATCCTCCACGGGATCCGGGGCGACGACGCCGACGCGTGCCGGGCGGTCGCGGCCGGAATCGGCGGCGAAGCGGTCGACCGCGCCGCGACGTTCCTGACGAATCAGGGGACCGACGCCCACCTCGCGCCGGGGCGGATCGGCGACCTGCGCGACGGCGCGGGCTACCGCGTCGCGGGCGTCGTCGCGGGCGCGCCGGAGACGAAACAGGGGGGGCACGTCCACGTCGCGGTCGCGAGCGACCGGACCGAGAGCGACTGGAGCGGGAACAACCGAGGAGGAGAAGGCGACGGGACCGACGCCGACCGCCTCCGCGCCGTCGCGTTCGCGCCCACCGGCCGGTTCCGCGACCGGGTCCGGGCGCTGCGCCCCGGCGACCGCGTCACCCTCTGTGGCGAACACGAGGTGCGGGCGGACGCGGACGGCCCGGAGCACACCCTGAAACTGGAGAAGTTCGCCGTGCGCGACCTCGTTCGGACCGCGCCAGCCGTGCCGACCTGTCCCGACTGCGGGCGCTCGATGTCCTCGGCTGGACGTGGTCAGGGGTACCGCTGTCGCGACTGCGGGACAAGCGCGTCGGGGAAGGTCGAGACGCCGATCGACCGCGACCTCGAACCGGGGTGGTACGAGGTGCCGCCGAGCGCGCGCCGCCACGTCGCGAAGCCGCTCGTCCGCGGGGGGTTCGACGCGCCGACCCACCCGGAGCGATGA
- a CDS encoding V-type ATP synthase subunit I produces the protein MSRVSVTGSKRVIDDVIEAAYSHHSLHVTDYDERYEGFEPGTSLDGAETLNERLVTVRSLESILDVDEDDAEVARSLDDEELVTELDRVRERVNDLNDQRDELQNAIRDRQEEIDRMEPFAELGIDLAYLRGYDSVEVVVGEAKPGPVEAALEDAEGIDAFDVFVGGDVLAIVAKPSDPDAEGVVQDALVGVDIALLDVPDADASPDEYVAELEAEQADLRDELDAVETELESVKAEAAGFLLRAEEQLTIEAEKKEAPLSFATTENAFVAEGWVPTETYPDFEAAVADAVGDHAEVEELERASFTPDGDHHTESVDDDAGGAASADATADAETEEAVATDGGHAAHGTDDPPVVQDNGGAAGPFELLVQAFGRPKYSEFDPTLLVFLTFPAMFGFMIGDVGYGVLYAAIGAFMYTKFDGAFRELGSVAMWAGGFTILFGIYFGIDVFGYHAYQLLPGDVHWPVEGKGLSPADLNWALSFLVASVLFGIVHLNLGHILSFVSHYQQHDLKHALYEAGSWLLILNGAWIWIFSQQLPGPKPDFLYEAFGVLTFGVVSFETFPVPGVVGYAAIAAILLGLGLLAVGATPELAEALAPVVNVISYARIMAVLLAKGGMALAVNLLAFGAYIDEGGEGSFHFIFTNEHLHHVQETASEELVFAGITTAFDPASIGAVGVVALLGGIVVAVVGHIVVLLLGVTSAGIQAVRLEYVEFFGNFYEGGGREYLPFGRDRKYTRED, from the coding sequence ATGAGCCGGGTGTCGGTGACGGGCTCGAAGCGCGTCATCGACGACGTCATCGAGGCGGCGTACTCGCACCACTCCCTGCACGTCACCGACTACGACGAGCGGTACGAGGGGTTCGAACCGGGAACTTCGCTCGACGGAGCCGAGACGCTGAACGAGCGGCTCGTGACGGTGCGGTCGCTCGAAAGCATCCTCGACGTCGACGAGGACGACGCCGAGGTCGCGCGTTCGCTTGACGACGAGGAACTCGTCACCGAGCTCGACCGCGTCCGCGAGCGGGTCAACGACCTCAACGACCAGCGCGACGAGCTCCAGAACGCGATCCGCGACCGGCAAGAGGAGATCGATCGGATGGAGCCGTTCGCCGAGCTGGGGATCGACTTAGCGTACCTGCGCGGCTACGACTCCGTCGAGGTCGTCGTCGGCGAGGCCAAGCCCGGTCCCGTCGAGGCGGCGCTCGAAGACGCCGAGGGGATAGACGCCTTCGACGTCTTCGTCGGCGGCGACGTGCTCGCCATCGTCGCGAAGCCGTCGGACCCCGACGCCGAGGGCGTCGTTCAGGACGCGCTGGTCGGCGTCGACATCGCGCTGCTCGACGTGCCGGACGCGGACGCCAGCCCGGACGAGTACGTCGCGGAGCTGGAGGCCGAACAGGCAGACCTCCGCGACGAACTCGACGCGGTCGAGACCGAGCTGGAATCGGTCAAAGCGGAGGCAGCCGGCTTCCTCCTGCGCGCCGAAGAGCAGCTCACCATCGAGGCCGAGAAGAAGGAAGCGCCGCTCTCCTTTGCGACGACGGAGAACGCCTTCGTCGCCGAGGGATGGGTTCCGACCGAGACCTACCCCGACTTCGAGGCGGCGGTCGCCGACGCGGTCGGCGACCACGCCGAGGTCGAGGAGCTGGAGCGCGCCTCGTTCACGCCCGACGGCGACCACCACACCGAGTCCGTCGACGACGACGCGGGTGGCGCGGCGTCGGCCGACGCGACCGCGGACGCCGAGACTGAAGAGGCGGTCGCCACCGACGGCGGCCACGCGGCGCACGGTACGGACGACCCGCCGGTCGTTCAGGACAACGGCGGCGCTGCGGGACCGTTCGAACTGCTCGTTCAGGCGTTCGGTCGCCCGAAGTACTCGGAGTTCGACCCGACGCTGCTGGTGTTCCTGACGTTCCCGGCGATGTTCGGGTTCATGATCGGCGACGTGGGATACGGCGTCCTCTACGCCGCCATCGGGGCCTTCATGTACACCAAGTTCGACGGCGCGTTCCGCGAACTCGGCTCCGTCGCGATGTGGGCCGGCGGCTTCACGATACTGTTCGGGATCTACTTCGGTATCGACGTGTTCGGGTACCACGCCTACCAGCTGCTGCCGGGTGACGTTCACTGGCCGGTCGAGGGGAAGGGCCTCTCGCCCGCCGACCTCAACTGGGCGCTGTCGTTCCTCGTCGCCAGCGTGCTGTTCGGGATCGTCCACCTGAACCTCGGGCACATCCTCTCGTTCGTGAGCCACTACCAGCAGCACGACCTGAAGCACGCGCTGTACGAGGCCGGGTCGTGGCTGCTGATCCTCAACGGCGCGTGGATCTGGATCTTCAGCCAGCAGCTCCCCGGACCGAAGCCGGACTTCCTCTACGAGGCGTTCGGCGTCCTGACGTTCGGGGTCGTGTCGTTCGAGACGTTCCCCGTCCCGGGCGTGGTCGGGTACGCGGCCATCGCGGCGATCCTGCTCGGCCTCGGCCTGCTCGCGGTCGGCGCGACACCGGAGCTCGCCGAAGCGCTCGCACCGGTCGTCAACGTCATCTCGTACGCCCGGATCATGGCCGTCCTGCTCGCGAAGGGCGGGATGGCGCTCGCGGTCAACCTGCTCGCGTTCGGTGCGTACATCGACGAGGGCGGCGAGGGGAGCTTCCACTTCATCTTCACGAACGAGCACCTCCACCACGTTCAGGAGACGGCGAGCGAGGAGCTGGTCTTCGCGGGGATCACCACCGCGTTCGACCCGGCCTCGATCGGCGCAGTCGGCGTCGTCGCGCTCCTCGGCGGGATCGTCGTGGCGGTCGTCGGTCACATCGTCGTGCTCCTGCTCGGCGTCACGTCTGCCGGCATTCAGGCGGTCCGCCTCGAGTACGTGGAGTTCTTCGGGAACTTCTACGAGGGCGGCGGCCGCGAGTACCTGCCGTTCGGACGCGACCGGAAGTACACCCGCGAGGACTGA
- a CDS encoding P-loop NTPase: protein MATVYAVASAKGGVGKTTTTAALATILAESGADVIAIDADLGMANLASAVGVTPGEITIHDVLADEAEPAAAVREGPSGLRVVPGATDLDAYAAADPSGLRRVIEAFDDAEFVFVDAGAGLSHDSTLPLAIADETLLVSTPERSALGDTEKTRQLTERLGGTVAGAAITRVTDDTDEVVTALLDAPVLGRIPDDEAVARAAAANRSLSAAAPDAPATRAYRDLVRALTGVDVAGAGLDEPAADAASEARAGGEGGSSEGGGESPDEESAAEPDATDDDADDDGPVTDDAVIVDDGPETAVGDDAEESSAEEDETPAPDDDQPADDDDIIVADPDATGVADTSDGDDIIVASEDEADAETVGDDDEADTEVDDAETADADDAETVDSESAEAEIADTDHDGADSEIADDDEADAESVTDDRGTAGEEDAAVDANTDIDATAESDAETDDGDDPDAIPDADETARVTATERTESDDDIDDELAGSIPFRDDDTGTMNTVLSEEPEDGDDASGESADGETAEESSPDAGDEEDKGDEGDGKDGGFFSRLLGR from the coding sequence ATGGCAACGGTGTATGCGGTCGCGTCGGCGAAAGGTGGGGTCGGGAAGACCACCACGACCGCCGCGCTGGCGACGATCCTGGCGGAGTCGGGGGCCGACGTCATCGCGATCGACGCCGACCTCGGCATGGCGAACCTCGCGAGCGCCGTCGGGGTCACGCCCGGCGAGATCACCATCCACGACGTGCTCGCGGACGAGGCGGAGCCCGCCGCGGCGGTCCGCGAGGGACCGTCCGGGCTCCGGGTCGTTCCGGGCGCGACCGACCTCGACGCGTACGCGGCCGCGGACCCGTCGGGACTCCGCCGGGTGATCGAGGCGTTCGACGACGCCGAGTTCGTGTTCGTCGACGCCGGCGCGGGGCTGTCGCACGACTCCACGCTCCCGCTCGCGATCGCCGACGAGACGCTGCTCGTCTCGACGCCGGAGCGGAGCGCCCTCGGCGACACCGAGAAGACGCGACAGCTGACCGAGCGCCTCGGCGGGACGGTCGCCGGCGCTGCGATCACCCGCGTGACCGACGACACCGACGAGGTCGTCACCGCCTTACTCGACGCTCCCGTCCTCGGTCGGATCCCGGACGACGAGGCCGTGGCCCGGGCCGCGGCGGCGAACCGTTCCCTGTCGGCCGCTGCGCCCGACGCGCCGGCGACGCGGGCGTACCGCGACCTGGTCCGGGCGCTGACCGGCGTCGACGTCGCCGGAGCGGGACTCGACGAACCCGCGGCCGACGCGGCGAGCGAGGCGCGGGCCGGCGGCGAGGGAGGAAGCAGCGAGGGCGGTGGCGAGAGCCCGGACGAGGAGAGCGCGGCCGAACCGGACGCGACGGACGACGACGCGGACGACGACGGCCCGGTGACCGACGACGCGGTGATCGTCGACGACGGGCCGGAGACGGCGGTCGGTGACGACGCGGAGGAGTCCTCAGCGGAGGAAGACGAGACGCCGGCCCCCGACGATGACCAACCGGCGGACGACGACGACATCATCGTCGCGGACCCCGACGCGACCGGGGTGGCGGACACCAGCGACGGCGACGACATCATCGTCGCAAGCGAGGACGAAGCCGACGCTGAGACGGTGGGCGACGACGATGAGGCGGACACAGAGGTGGACGACGCCGAAACGGCCGACGCGGACGACGCCGAAACGGTCGACTCCGAGTCAGCCGAGGCTGAGATCGCGGACACCGATCACGACGGAGCCGACAGCGAGATCGCGGACGACGACGAGGCCGACGCCGAGAGCGTGACCGACGACCGCGGGACTGCCGGCGAGGAGGACGCCGCGGTCGACGCCAACACCGACATCGATGCCACCGCCGAGAGCGACGCCGAGACCGACGACGGCGACGACCCCGACGCGATCCCGGATGCGGACGAGACCGCGCGGGTGACGGCGACCGAGCGGACCGAGTCGGACGACGACATCGACGACGAACTGGCCGGCAGCATTCCGTTTCGCGACGACGATACCGGGACGATGAACACCGTGCTGTCGGAGGAGCCGGAAGACGGCGACGACGCCAGCGGCGAGAGCGCGGACGGCGAGACGGCCGAGGAGTCGTCTCCGGACGCCGGCGACGAGGAGGACAAGGGAGACGAGGGCGACGGGAAGGACGGCGGATTCTTCAGTCGGCTGCTCGGTCGGTGA
- a CDS encoding V-type ATP synthase subunit F, whose product MSQEIAVVGSPEFTTGFRLAGVRAFENVPDDEKDEKLDDAVERTLDDEGVGIIVMHDDDLDHLSRGTREAVEGSIEPVLVTLGGSGAGSGGLRDQIKRAIGIDLMEDED is encoded by the coding sequence ATGAGCCAGGAGATAGCGGTCGTCGGCAGCCCGGAGTTCACGACCGGGTTCCGTCTCGCCGGCGTCCGGGCGTTCGAGAACGTGCCGGACGACGAGAAAGACGAGAAGCTCGACGACGCGGTCGAGCGGACGCTCGACGACGAGGGCGTCGGCATCATCGTGATGCACGACGACGACCTCGACCACCTCTCGCGGGGGACCCGCGAGGCGGTCGAGGGGAGCATCGAGCCGGTCCTCGTGACGCTCGGCGGCTCCGGAGCCGGCAGCGGCGGGCTGCGCGACCAGATCAAACGCGCCATCGGCATCGACCTGATGGAGGACGAAGACTAA
- a CDS encoding transcriptional regulator, which translates to MSRTALIGNVTAMLEDAGFLVSDRCAVRPKSFDVAARRDEDLLLLKILGNVDALDAETGAEMRRLGEYLRGTPMVIGVRTRDEELKPGVVYFRHGVPVINPDTAYDLFVEGMPPLIYAAPGGLYVSLDGDLLADEREERGWSLGRLATELGVSRRTVSKYEDGMNASIEVAIQLEELFDQPFSSPVDVLEGADDVRDAEPTPSAPAADPDDEHVLHVLTSAGFTVHPTARAPFKAVSEDEDSPATRVLTGHSAFTAAAEKRARIMSSIGEVAQTRSVYFTEEDEKRESVDGTALVSCEELADVTDPEEIRELIRDRARAPSEA; encoded by the coding sequence ATGTCCCGGACTGCGCTCATCGGAAACGTCACCGCGATGCTGGAGGACGCGGGGTTCCTCGTCAGCGACCGGTGTGCGGTCCGGCCCAAGAGCTTCGACGTGGCGGCCCGGCGCGACGAGGACCTCCTCCTTTTGAAGATACTCGGCAACGTCGACGCGCTCGACGCGGAGACCGGCGCGGAGATGCGCCGGCTCGGCGAGTACCTCAGGGGGACGCCGATGGTGATCGGCGTCCGTACCCGCGACGAGGAGCTGAAACCCGGCGTCGTCTACTTCAGACACGGCGTGCCGGTGATCAACCCCGACACCGCGTACGACCTGTTCGTCGAGGGGATGCCGCCGCTCATCTACGCCGCCCCCGGCGGACTGTACGTCAGCCTCGACGGCGACCTGCTGGCCGACGAGCGCGAGGAGCGCGGCTGGTCGCTCGGCCGTCTCGCGACCGAACTCGGCGTCTCCAGACGCACCGTCTCGAAGTACGAGGACGGGATGAACGCCTCCATCGAAGTGGCGATCCAGCTGGAGGAGCTGTTCGACCAGCCGTTCTCCAGCCCGGTCGACGTGCTGGAGGGCGCGGACGACGTCCGCGACGCGGAGCCGACGCCGTCCGCGCCCGCGGCCGACCCCGACGACGAACACGTCCTCCACGTGCTCACGAGCGCCGGGTTCACCGTCCACCCGACCGCGCGTGCGCCGTTCAAGGCGGTCTCCGAGGACGAGGACAGCCCGGCGACGCGCGTGCTCACCGGCCACTCGGCGTTCACCGCCGCGGCCGAGAAGCGCGCCCGGATCATGTCCTCCATCGGCGAGGTGGCCCAGACCCGCTCCGTGTACTTCACCGAGGAGGACGAGAAGCGCGAGTCGGTCGACGGCACCGCTCTCGTCTCCTGCGAGGAGCTCGCGGACGTCACCGATCCGGAGGAGATCCGCGAGCTGATCCGCGACCGCGCCCGCGCGCCGTCAGAAGCCTGA
- the ahaH gene encoding ATP synthase archaeal subunit H — MARPEVLNSIKEAEREADEIIADAESDAEERLAEARDRADEIRAEAEEEADSEAEERLETAREEIEERREEILESGRSDRDELEREARDRVESAVDYAVERFEAAVHEQAEEAVDAQA, encoded by the coding sequence ATGGCGAGACCAGAGGTGCTCAACTCAATCAAGGAGGCCGAACGGGAGGCGGACGAGATCATTGCGGACGCGGAATCGGACGCCGAAGAGCGCCTCGCCGAGGCTCGTGATCGCGCGGACGAGATCCGCGCCGAGGCCGAGGAGGAGGCGGACTCCGAGGCCGAAGAGCGGCTCGAAACGGCCCGAGAGGAGATCGAAGAGCGGCGCGAGGAGATCCTCGAGTCGGGGCGTTCGGACCGCGACGAGCTCGAACGCGAGGCCCGCGACCGGGTGGAATCGGCCGTCGACTACGCCGTCGAACGGTTCGAGGCGGCGGTTCACGAGCAGGCCGAGGAGGCGGTGGATGCTCAGGCCTGA
- a CDS encoding V-type ATP synthase subunit C, which produces MSAAGSPNPEYVVARVRARRGSLFGDDEYRKLTRMGPAEIARFMEESSYGAEINALGSRHGGVDLIEYALNRNLAEQFDAILDWSEGSLYDLIARYLRKFDAWNVKTVIRGVYTDAEQSAVEVDLIRAGEFDDRRIRRLLEADSIDGVIEVLEDTIYGEPLREAYAEFEETGVLVPLENAVDRAFYERLLSGLGGDEPTRQYEAFLKAEVDFRNATNALRLARSGADIDPAAYFIEGGDLFTRSSLARLAQNIDELVEYIGDSQYGDELGPALRELEEADSLIAFEHAIDAALLAYGDRLGTIHPVSVTPIISYILAKERETENIRAIARGKEAGLSPDEIESELVIT; this is translated from the coding sequence ATGAGCGCCGCCGGCAGCCCGAACCCCGAGTACGTCGTCGCGCGGGTTCGTGCCCGCCGCGGCAGCCTCTTCGGGGACGATGAGTACCGCAAGCTCACTCGGATGGGTCCGGCCGAGATCGCCCGGTTCATGGAGGAGTCGAGCTACGGCGCGGAGATCAACGCCCTCGGAAGCCGCCACGGCGGCGTGGACCTGATCGAGTACGCGTTGAATCGGAACCTCGCCGAGCAGTTCGACGCCATCCTCGACTGGAGCGAGGGGTCGCTGTACGACCTGATCGCCCGGTACCTCCGGAAGTTCGACGCGTGGAACGTGAAGACGGTCATCCGCGGCGTCTACACCGACGCGGAGCAGTCGGCCGTCGAGGTCGACCTGATCCGCGCCGGCGAGTTCGACGACCGTCGGATCCGCCGGCTGCTTGAGGCGGACTCGATCGACGGCGTGATCGAGGTCCTCGAAGACACGATCTACGGGGAGCCGCTGCGGGAGGCGTACGCCGAGTTCGAGGAGACGGGCGTGCTGGTGCCCTTAGAGAACGCGGTCGACCGCGCGTTCTACGAGCGGCTCCTCTCCGGGCTTGGCGGCGACGAGCCGACCCGGCAGTACGAGGCGTTCCTCAAGGCGGAGGTCGACTTCCGGAACGCGACGAACGCGCTCCGGCTCGCCCGTTCGGGCGCGGATATCGACCCCGCGGCGTACTTCATCGAGGGCGGTGACCTGTTCACCCGCTCGTCGCTCGCGCGGCTGGCGCAGAACATCGACGAGCTGGTCGAGTACATCGGCGACAGCCAGTACGGCGACGAGCTCGGTCCCGCGCTCCGCGAGCTAGAGGAGGCCGACAGCCTCATCGCGTTCGAACACGCGATCGACGCCGCGCTGTTGGCGTACGGCGACCGGCTCGGCACGATCCACCCCGTGTCGGTCACCCCGATCATCTCGTACATCCTCGCGAAGGAGCGCGAGACGGAGAACATCCGGGCGATCGCCCGCGGGAAGGAGGCCGGGCTGTCGCCCGACGAGATCGAATCGGAGCTGGTGATAACATGA
- a CDS encoding ATP synthase subunit K, translating to MFEATNELGNLVLSTGGTLTDPNAAAALAVGLAALGAGYAERGIGSAAVGAMAEDEDLFVNGLILTVLPETIVILALVVVFIVG from the coding sequence ATGTTTGAAGCTACCAACGAACTCGGGAACCTCGTACTGTCGACCGGTGGAACGCTGACTGACCCCAACGCCGCGGCGGCCCTCGCCGTCGGGCTTGCGGCACTCGGGGCGGGTTACGCGGAGCGCGGCATCGGGTCGGCTGCCGTCGGCGCGATGGCCGAGGACGAAGATCTGTTCGTCAACGGGCTCATCCTGACGGTCCTCCCCGAGACGATCGTCATTCTGGCGCTCGTCGTCGTCTTCATCGTCGGTTAA